A DNA window from Betta splendens chromosome 6, fBetSpl5.4, whole genome shotgun sequence contains the following coding sequences:
- the dnajc24 gene encoding dnaJ homolog subfamily C member 24, whose product MCDIEDKDLYAVLGASPSNSVQELRRRYQQLALKYHPDRVGHESSAESGIDKFLEVEAAWRILGDQNSRRRYDLQRQAQELKQDWPVDSTVCLEDMTWDQDEHAYVDWCRCGGRFSLSEVDTQSRQQDCEKEEEEEEQHRGLVVGCDTCSLTIYVTRPLEGNMYKLQY is encoded by the exons ATGTGTGACATAGAAGATAAAGACCTCTATGCTGTCCTGGGAGCAAGTCCCTCAAACTCCGTTCAGGAACTTAGACGCAGATATCAGCAGCTGGCCTTAAAG tatcaTCCAGATCGTGTTGGACATGAGTCTTCTGCAGAGTCTGGTATAGACAAGTTTCTAGAGGTTGAGGCAGCCTGGAGGATCCTTGGTGACCAGAACAGCAGGAGACGGTATGACCTGCAGAGGCAAG CACAGGAACTCAAACAGGATTGGCCAGTAGATTCTACAGTCTGTCTGGAGGATATGACGTGGGACCAAG ATGAGCATGCGTATGTTGACTGGTGTCGCTGTGGAGGAAGATTCAGCTTGTCAGAGGTGGACACgcagagcaggcagcaggactgtgagaaggaggaggaggaggaagagcagcacagagggctGGTTGTTGGCTGCGATACATGTTCTCTCACCATATATGTCACACGGCCGCTAGAGGGAAACATGTACAAACTCCAATACTGA